A portion of the Choristoneura fumiferana chromosome 6, NRCan_CFum_1, whole genome shotgun sequence genome contains these proteins:
- the LOC141428723 gene encoding 3-hydroxyisobutyrate dehydrogenase, mitochondrial yields the protein MGAQNATLAFMAGGRKEDFDRSLPMLQAMGAKQFHCGDAGAGQVAKLANNMLMGITGMATAECMNMGIKMGLDPQVLLDVLNNSSARSWSTEVYCPVPGLVPTAPSSRNYDGGFKNELMVKDLELASGMALGIRSPIPLGAVATQIYRTVQAQGYGQKDFSFIYQLLKEDKK from the exons ATGGGCGCCCAGAACGCAACCCTGGCATTCATGGCAGGAGGTCGCAAGGAGGACTTTGACCGATCCCTGCCCATGCTCCAAGCCATGGGTGCCAAGCAGTTCCACTGTGGTGACGCGGGCGCCGGCCAAGTCGCCAAGCTTGCCAATAACATGCTGATGGGCATTACCGGCATGGCTACTGCTGAATGCATGAACATGGGAATCAA AATGGGTCTCGACCCTCAAGTTCTATTAGACGTTCTCAACAACTCCTCGGCCCGGTCGTGGTCTACTGAGGTCTACTGCCCCGTTCCTGGCTTAGTTCCCACCGCACCTTCCAGCAGAAACTACGACGGAGGATTCAAGAATGAACTTATGGTTAAG GATCTGGAGCTAGCTAGTGGAATGGCCCTCGGCATCAGATCACCAATCCCACTGGGAGCTGTCGCCACTCAGATCTACCGCACCGTACAAGCACAAGGCTACGGACAAAAAGACTTCTCCTTCATCTACCAGCTGCTGAAGGAAGACAAGAAGTAA